Proteins encoded by one window of Cyanobium sp. NS01:
- a CDS encoding ABC transporter ATP-binding protein codes for MRWGRTTVLDGVNLSLQPGEQLVVVGPSGAGKSTILRLLAGLLLPSSGSLLLHGEPQTYLRIDQENPPDVRLVFQNPALLGSLTVRENVGFLLYRYGRLKEGEIRQRVAEALEAVGLSGIEERLPGELSGGMQKRVSFARALIPAPQLLDSPQMPLLLFDEPTAGLDPVACTRIEDLIVRTTAVAQASSVVVSHVHSTIERTGGQIVMLYDGIFRWAGDLEAYRHTDNPYVMQFRSGSLRGPIQPAEA; via the coding sequence ATGCGCTGGGGCCGCACCACCGTGCTGGATGGCGTGAACCTCAGCCTGCAACCCGGCGAGCAGCTGGTGGTGGTGGGGCCCTCAGGGGCGGGCAAGTCGACGATCCTGCGGCTGCTCGCCGGCCTGCTGCTGCCCAGCAGTGGCAGCCTGCTGCTGCACGGCGAGCCCCAGACCTACCTGCGCATCGATCAGGAGAACCCGCCCGACGTGCGGCTGGTGTTCCAGAACCCGGCCCTGCTGGGCTCCCTCACGGTGCGCGAGAACGTGGGCTTCCTGCTCTATCGCTACGGCCGGCTCAAGGAGGGCGAGATCCGCCAGCGGGTGGCGGAAGCCCTGGAGGCCGTGGGGCTGAGTGGGATCGAGGAGCGGCTGCCGGGGGAACTGAGCGGCGGTATGCAGAAGCGGGTGAGCTTTGCCCGCGCCCTGATTCCGGCCCCCCAGCTGCTGGACTCGCCCCAGATGCCCCTGCTGCTGTTCGATGAACCCACGGCCGGGCTGGATCCGGTGGCCTGCACCCGCATCGAGGATCTGATCGTGCGCACCACAGCCGTGGCCCAGGCCAGCTCCGTGGTGGTGAGCCACGTGCACAGCACGATCGAGCGCACCGGCGGCCAGATCGTGATGCTCTACGACGGCATTTTTCGCTGGGCCGGCGATCTGGAGGCCTACCGCCATACCGACAATCCCTATGTGATGCAGTTCAGGAGCGGTAGCCTGCGCGGGCCCATCCAGCCTGCAGAGGCCTGA